The sequence below is a genomic window from Streptosporangium lutulentum.
CCCGCGAACAGCGGCACTCTGGCGCTCGTGCAGCAGGCGATGAGCTCGGCCGCCTCGGGACCGGCCTCCGTGTCCGCCCGGAGCCCCTCGGCCTCGCAGCGCGCGGCGAACGCCTCCGCCTTCACCGGGTCCCTGGCGATCACGATCACCCGCTCCACCGGCCGGACCGCGCGGAAGGACTCGACGTGTCCCCACGCCTGCGGGCCCGTGCCGAACACCGCCATCGTCGCGGCGCCGGGCCCGGCCAGGTGCCGTACGGCGAGCGCGGAGACGGCGGGGGTGCGCAGCGTGGTGAGCGCGATGCCGTCCATCGCGGCCAGGGGGGTGAGGGTCTCCCCGTCCATGAGCAGGTAGGTGCCCTGGATCCGGGGCAGCCCGCGCGAGGGGTTGGCCGGCGCGACCCCGGCGATCTTGATGCCCGCGTGGGCGCCCCACGTGGCGGGCATCAGCAGCAGTTGCCCCGCGGGGACCTCCACGACGGGCCGCCGCGGGGTCTCCTCCGGGTCGAGCCCGCCGAGCAGGGCGTCCTGTAGCACCCGCACGGCCAGCGCCGGCGGCACCAGCTCGCGCAGGGTCTCGCCGTCCAGGTACGGCAGGCCGCTCATCGGAGGGTGAACCCCGTGCCCACCGGGTCGCGAGGATCGAGCGCGAACCGGTGCTCTCCCGTGCGGTAGGCCATGCCCTCCACCTCGGCGACGATCCCGCCGTCGGTCACCTCGGCCACCCGGGCGAGGAAGGAGGTGCCCACGATGCTCTCGTGGACGAGCGTGCCGGTGAAGCCGTCGTCGTGCAGCAGCGCCAGCCGGGCGGCGGTGCCCGACCCGCAGGGCGAGCGGTCCACCTCCCCGTCGGCGAAGACCGTCACGTTGCGCTGGTGGCCGGGGCCCAGCTCGTCGTGGAAGATGACGCCGTAGATCCCGGAGAGCCGGTCGTCGCCGGCGTGCCTGGCGGCGGGGTGGCCGGCCAGGGCGGCCTTGACCGCCCGGCCGAGCGCGATCAGCTCGGTGAGGTGCTCGGGGACCACGCTCAGCCCGAACGCCGCGGCCGGAACCGAGGCGTAGAGGGCGCCGCCGTAGGAGACGTCGACGGCGAGTCCCGCGAGGCGGCCGGCCTCCGCCCCCGCCGCGGCCCCGGCGGGCGGCGAGCCGAGCTCGACGCCTCGCGCGACCACGTAGGAGGGGACGTTCCGGAAGGTGACGGCCTCGACCCGGCCCGCCACGCAGCGGACCCTGGCCGTCACCCTGCCGGAGGGGACGTCGACGACCACGTCGGTCTCCCCGTCCGGATCGGCCTTGACCAGCCCGCTGTCCACGGCGTAGACGCCGAGTGCGATGGTGCCGTGGCCGCAGGCGGTGGAGTAGCCGTCCTTGTGCCAGAACAGCACGCCGAGATGGGCGCCGGGGTCGTCCGGGGGGACGAGGAAGCAGCCGTACATGTCGGCGTGCCCGCGCGGCTCGTGGCAGAGCAGCCGCCGCACGGCGTCGATCTCCGGAGCCGCCGCCGCCTCGCGGCGCTCCAGCACCGTGTCACCGGGGATGCCGGGCACCCCGGCGACGACGATCCGGAACGGCTCCCCGGCCGTGTGGTAGTCGATCGCCTCGATCATCTGGGTCCTTCCGGCTGGAGGCCTCGGGCTTCGGTGGCGTGTTTCGGCAGCGGGGAGGCTGTCACGGGCTTCCGTTCCGCCGCACTCCGCCGAGGTAGGCCTCGACCACCCGGGCGTCCTCGCGGAGCTCGGCGGCGGGACCGTCGAGCACGCACTCGCCGTTCTCGATGACGTAACCCCGGTGAGCGATCTTGAGCGCGGCGGTGGCGTTCTGCTCGACGAGGAGGACCGAGGTGCCGTCGGCGTTGATCCCCGCGATCAGCTCCATGACGGAGGCGACCACCAGCGGGGCCAGGCCCATGGAGGGCTCGTCGAGCAGCAGCAGCCTGGGCCCGGTGATCAGC
It includes:
- a CDS encoding proline racemase family protein gives rise to the protein MIEAIDYHTAGEPFRIVVAGVPGIPGDTVLERREAAAAPEIDAVRRLLCHEPRGHADMYGCFLVPPDDPGAHLGVLFWHKDGYSTACGHGTIALGVYAVDSGLVKADPDGETDVVVDVPSGRVTARVRCVAGRVEAVTFRNVPSYVVARGVELGSPPAGAAAGAEAGRLAGLAVDVSYGGALYASVPAAAFGLSVVPEHLTELIALGRAVKAALAGHPAARHAGDDRLSGIYGVIFHDELGPGHQRNVTVFADGEVDRSPCGSGTAARLALLHDDGFTGTLVHESIVGTSFLARVAEVTDGGIVAEVEGMAYRTGEHRFALDPRDPVGTGFTLR
- a CDS encoding ornithine cyclodeaminase family protein, giving the protein MSGLPYLDGETLRELVPPALAVRVLQDALLGGLDPEETPRRPVVEVPAGQLLLMPATWGAHAGIKIAGVAPANPSRGLPRIQGTYLLMDGETLTPLAAMDGIALTTLRTPAVSALAVRHLAGPGAATMAVFGTGPQAWGHVESFRAVRPVERVIVIARDPVKAEAFAARCEAEGLRADTEAGPEAAELIACCTSARVPLFAGRLARDDATVVAIGSHEPDAREIDDDLVARATVFVEARGAALAEAGDLIVPLRSGTITTGHLAGNLRELVTGAVHPGPGPRVFKSVGMAWEDLVVAVAAYEAWT